The following coding sequences are from one Musa acuminata AAA Group cultivar baxijiao chromosome BXJ2-4, Cavendish_Baxijiao_AAA, whole genome shotgun sequence window:
- the LOC135610103 gene encoding uncharacterized protein LOC135610103, producing the protein MEFFDANTHLPPRKRLLAELKRDSSDFDCLPPIPSVSGDFGAQLRDVISSPSSTPEEVIEVAKSVALATAEVATAARNAATEKAAAAAKAKAAAKSALLFLDLISRSRNLRKGCLSKHKVRKKQIPIELLYKTHLPAGSQEADEELARKLHLAMNSSPRLSNNNRKCIQNFGREVHCNGNGVCIEKSPVLHKDSVRMTDKYFIDKSKEKIEGCSEAEGEQEESDYCTEEQKCGSRVRVITEGRKVRIKQKKLPLSQYGLGDQAEVKKIVALCKPSIFH; encoded by the coding sequence ATGGAATTCTTCGATGCTAACACTCATTTGCCTCCTCGGAAGCGCCTGCTCGCTGAACTGAAGAGGGACAGTTCTGATTTTGATTGCCTGCCACCAATTCCTTCTGTTTCTGGGGATTTTGGTGCTCAGCTTCGCGATGTTATTAGCTCTCCGAGTTCAACTCCGGAAGAGGTCATTGAGGTCGCAAAGTCCGTTGCTTTGGCCACTGCCGAAGTTGCAACGGCAGCAAGAAACGCTGCAACCGAGAAAGCAGCCGCAGCTGCAAAGGCCAAAGCTGCTGCCAAGAGTGCACTGCTGTTTCTGGATTTGATTTCGAGGAGCAGGAATCTGAGAAAGGGTTGCTTGAGCAAACACAAAGTGAGGAAGAAACAGATTCCCATAGAGCTCTTGTATAAGACTCACCTTCCTGCGGGGAGCCAAGAAGCAGATGAAGAACTTGCCAGGAAATTGCATCTTGCAATGAATAGTTCACCTAGACTTTCAAATAATAACCGAAAGTGCATTCAAAACTTTGGGAGAGAAGTTCATTGTAATGGCAATGGTGTCTGCATAGAAAAGTCACCTGTTTTGCACAAGGATAGTGTCAGGATGACTGATAAGTATTTTATAGATAAATCAAAAGAGAAGATCGAGGGTTGTTCCGAAGCTGAGGGGGAGCAAGAAGAATCCGATTACTGCACAGAGGAACAAAAGTGTGGGTCTAGGGTTAGAGTGATAACCGAGGGTAGGAAAGtgagaattaagcaaaagaagTTGCCTTTGAGTCAATATGGCCTTGGAGATCAAGCAGAGGTAAAAAAAATTGTCGCCCTCTGCAAACCATCAATCTTTCACTAG